The following are from one region of the Gammaproteobacteria bacterium genome:
- the rsfS gene encoding ribosome silencing factor, producing MNSEKLVPVTVDALEEIKAHDIDVINVAKITSMFEFIIIASADSTRQTKALANNVQEKVKAAGGKVYSVEGEQTGEWLLVDLGDVVVHIMLPAVREYYNLKMLWSERS from the coding sequence ATGAACTCTGAGAAACTGGTACCTGTCACCGTCGATGCATTGGAAGAGATCAAGGCGCATGATATTGATGTCATCAATGTAGCCAAAATCACCTCGATGTTCGAATTCATTATTATCGCCAGCGCCGACTCGACACGTCAGACAAAAGCATTGGCTAATAATGTGCAAGAAAAAGTCAAAGCTGCCGGTGGGAAGGTTTACAGTGTGGAAGGCGAACAGACGGGAGAATGGTTGCTGGTGGATTTGGGCGATGTGGTTGTGCATATCATGCTGCCGGCGGTACGCGAGTATTACAATTTGAAAATGTTGTGGTCGGAGCGGAGTTAA
- a CDS encoding universal stress protein, producing MVAVDGSEIAKQALAEAINIANTYNAALCIVHCVGDDNEANKNKGQEILEQAKSETDVLSVETRLLKAEAEYGLNGIAEAIAAAVYDWKADLLVVGTSNRRGLERFYVGSVAEQLVTKIDSSVLLVRSKQS from the coding sequence ATGGTTGCTGTTGATGGCAGCGAGATAGCGAAGCAGGCGTTAGCAGAAGCGATAAATATTGCCAACACCTACAATGCGGCATTATGCATTGTTCATTGTGTCGGTGATGACAATGAAGCTAACAAAAATAAAGGTCAAGAGATTCTAGAGCAAGCCAAATCCGAAACTGATGTATTGAGTGTCGAAACTCGTCTTCTTAAAGCTGAAGCTGAGTATGGTTTGAATGGCATTGCTGAAGCTATCGCTGCCGCTGTTTATGATTGGAAGGCAGATTTATTGGTTGTAGGAACATCGAATCGTCGCGGATTAGAGCGTTTCTACGTAGGCTCGGTTGCAGAGCAGTTAGTCACTAAAATCGATTCTTCAGTACTGTTGGTTCGCTCAAAACAAAGCTAG
- the maf gene encoding septum formation inhibitor Maf, whose protein sequence is MFSENQIYLASRSPRRRELLRQIGVKFNLLMMRETLGRAVDIDEQPFANEIPADYIYRVTRAKADAGWKRILQRHLPIQPVLAADTIVTIDGCILGKPKDNAHAEEMLKVLSGRSHQVLTAIGVGIKDTIQMRLSTSTVRFREISEREIRHYLTNNNVLDKAGAYAIQGMAAAFIVEISGSYSGVMGLPLYETAQLLEEAGIAVFQ, encoded by the coding sequence ATGTTTTCTGAAAACCAAATATACCTTGCGTCAAGAAGCCCCAGAAGGCGTGAATTGCTGCGCCAGATCGGTGTGAAATTCAACTTGTTGATGATGCGCGAAACCTTAGGGCGTGCGGTCGATATTGATGAGCAACCGTTTGCTAATGAGATTCCTGCCGATTATATCTACCGTGTTACCCGTGCTAAGGCCGATGCCGGCTGGAAACGGATATTGCAGCGCCATTTGCCGATTCAACCCGTGTTAGCGGCGGATACCATTGTGACGATTGACGGGTGCATCCTCGGCAAACCGAAGGATAATGCACATGCCGAAGAAATGCTGAAAGTATTGTCAGGTCGCTCACATCAGGTTCTGACAGCGATCGGCGTTGGTATCAAGGATACGATACAAATGCGGCTATCGACATCGACCGTCCGGTTTCGTGAAATCAGTGAACGTGAGATTCGCCATTATCTGACCAATAATAATGTTCTGGACAAAGCAGGGGCTTACGCAATTCAAGGTATGGCGGCCGCTTTTATCGTTGAGATCTCGGGCAGTTATAGCGGCGTCATGGGGTTGCCGTTGTACGAAACGGCACAACTGCTGGAGGAGGCCGGTATAGCGGTTTTTCAATAG
- a CDS encoding SulP family inorganic anion transporter, translating to MASRLDDESAVSQQKSAEIVKKEGSAAFQSQYFFRDTAAGLITGAMAIPLTIGIAIMSNYPIKVGLATVAFASLIGWINAWFKPGNFIGSPGIAAGLAPVLAMGVAAFGIQNMAFCIFMTAIMQGIIWRFNWQRYLLVAVPVYLVEGLLAGVGLKILLKFSEFTYEIPAESVTEEFWNAARIQMAAISAGGLAVFLLLFSKFKDTQPAIPYFAIIIGGVILAQFISVPMISVEDVELQLKLPLPSEDTTILMLAYMIFFCAMLAIVDVIEQVMSNAAIEKIDPLKRKTNSNNSLLAIWIANMGSSFFGGMTNLDGLAKSTTNKLAGAMTKFSVLIIGTVVCFFTFNTHYLDYLPKFALAAIMLFTGYKMIAGLVHVTHYGPYALILAILTAGLVYKVGIFEGLLIAMAIHGLVHYLVYTKHENMPGRSVVKRYFDNLKKDNSNLQ from the coding sequence ATGGCGTCACGACTAGATGACGAATCAGCAGTCTCGCAACAGAAAAGTGCAGAGATTGTCAAGAAAGAAGGTTCGGCTGCTTTTCAGTCGCAATATTTTTTCCGTGATACTGCTGCGGGTTTAATAACTGGCGCAATGGCTATTCCATTAACGATTGGTATTGCGATCATGTCAAATTATCCGATCAAAGTTGGTTTGGCTACAGTTGCTTTTGCTTCTTTGATTGGATGGATAAATGCCTGGTTCAAACCGGGCAATTTTATTGGCTCTCCAGGTATTGCTGCGGGATTGGCACCGGTATTGGCGATGGGGGTGGCTGCTTTTGGTATCCAGAACATGGCATTCTGTATTTTTATGACTGCGATCATGCAGGGCATTATTTGGAGGTTTAATTGGCAGCGATACTTACTGGTTGCCGTTCCGGTATATCTGGTTGAAGGATTGTTAGCGGGTGTTGGGTTAAAGATTTTATTGAAATTTTCAGAGTTTACATACGAAATACCTGCAGAATCAGTGACGGAAGAATTCTGGAATGCGGCGCGCATTCAGATGGCTGCGATATCAGCGGGTGGTCTGGCTGTATTTTTGCTCCTGTTTTCTAAATTTAAGGATACACAACCAGCGATTCCTTATTTCGCCATTATTATCGGTGGCGTGATATTGGCGCAGTTTATTTCTGTACCGATGATTTCTGTGGAAGATGTTGAGCTGCAATTGAAATTACCGCTGCCAAGTGAAGATACGACAATCCTGATGCTGGCTTACATGATTTTCTTCTGCGCTATGTTAGCTATTGTGGACGTGATTGAGCAGGTGATGAGTAATGCAGCGATTGAGAAAATTGACCCATTGAAACGTAAGACCAATAGCAATAACAGTTTGCTTGCCATCTGGATTGCTAATATGGGTTCAAGTTTCTTTGGTGGTATGACCAACTTGGATGGCTTGGCAAAAAGTACTACCAATAAGCTGGCGGGTGCAATGACTAAGTTTTCGGTCTTGATTATTGGCACCGTTGTATGTTTCTTTACGTTTAATACACATTATCTGGATTATTTGCCGAAATTCGCTCTGGCGGCAATTATGCTGTTCACGGGTTATAAGATGATTGCTGGCTTAGTACATGTCACCCACTATGGTCCTTATGCATTGATATTGGCAATTTTGACAGCGGGCCTGGTTTATAAAGTTGGTATCTTTGAAGGTTTATTGATTGCAATGGCGATACATGGCCTTGTTCATTATCTGGTTTATACCAAACATGAGAATATGCCAGGAAGGTCAGTAGTTAAACGGTATTTCGATAATTTGAAAAAAGATAACAGTAATTTGCAGTAA
- the rlmH gene encoding 23S rRNA (pseudouridine(1915)-N(3))-methyltransferase RlmH — translation MKFFILAVGNKMPDWIRTGYLEYIKRMPHEITVNLIEIKPEKRNGGKPVEQLLQAEYQRIRAALPPNCHMVVLDEQGQQWTTVKFADVITEWMLASDAVVFIIGGADGLHGDIKRAANAMMALSKLTLPHGLVRVLLAEQIYRAVSINKNHPYHRA, via the coding sequence ATGAAGTTTTTTATACTCGCGGTTGGCAACAAAATGCCGGATTGGATCAGGACGGGCTATCTTGAGTATATCAAGCGCATGCCGCATGAGATAACCGTCAATTTGATTGAAATCAAGCCGGAAAAGCGGAATGGCGGAAAACCCGTGGAGCAGCTCTTGCAGGCCGAATATCAACGGATTCGCGCGGCCTTACCGCCGAACTGCCATATGGTGGTTCTCGACGAGCAAGGGCAGCAATGGACGACGGTAAAATTTGCGGATGTCATTACGGAATGGATGCTCGCCAGCGATGCCGTTGTGTTTATTATTGGCGGTGCTGACGGTTTGCACGGTGATATCAAGCGAGCCGCAAATGCCATGATGGCGTTGTCGAAACTGACTTTGCCGCACGGCCTGGTGCGTGTTTTGTTGGCGGAACAAATTTATCGCGCCGTATCGATCAATAAGAATCACCCTTACCATAGAGCCTGA
- the aceF gene encoding dihydrolipoyllysine-residue acetyltransferase: MAELKKVLIPDIGDFKDVPVIEVLIKAGDKVKAEDSLITLESDKATIEIPSPYSGSIKEVLVKAGDKVSEGTAILTLEISGHTPPETPAQIPQTAVAAKEVAAQEVAAEIKPVANQPTPNLPQPALPASNASPKAHASPSIRRFARELGVNLELITGSGPKHRILKEDVQAFVKAELSKLSGTGTGAALNLLPWPQVNFAKFGPVELRSLTRIKQISAANLHRNWVMIPHVTQFDEADITDLEALRKESNEGGKENKVKLTLLAFLMKALIASLKKFPEFNASLDNNSGGETNLVIKHYYHIGFAVDTANGLVVPVIRDVDQKGIITIAEELTRLSALARESKLKPTDMQGASFTISSLGGIGGTAFTPIINAPEVAILGVSKAGIKPVYRDNQFVPRLMLPLSLSYDHRVIDGATAARFTTHLSEVLTDMRLALL, translated from the coding sequence GTGGCTGAATTAAAAAAGGTGCTCATTCCGGATATCGGTGATTTCAAAGATGTACCGGTCATCGAAGTGCTGATAAAGGCGGGTGACAAGGTGAAGGCCGAAGACTCGCTGATTACGTTGGAATCCGACAAAGCGACTATCGAAATCCCGTCACCTTATTCCGGTTCGATCAAGGAGGTACTGGTCAAAGCCGGTGACAAAGTATCGGAAGGCACTGCAATTCTGACTCTGGAGATTTCGGGCCATACGCCGCCTGAAACACCTGCGCAGATTCCGCAGACTGCGGTTGCTGCAAAGGAAGTAGCGGCGCAGGAGGTGGCGGCTGAAATCAAGCCGGTTGCGAATCAGCCGACGCCAAATTTGCCCCAGCCAGCATTGCCCGCAAGCAATGCTTCACCCAAAGCGCATGCCAGTCCGTCGATTCGCCGTTTTGCCCGGGAACTCGGTGTCAATCTTGAATTGATTACCGGCAGCGGCCCGAAGCACCGCATTCTCAAAGAAGATGTGCAAGCTTTTGTAAAAGCCGAATTATCAAAGTTAAGCGGTACCGGTACGGGTGCAGCGCTGAATCTGTTGCCGTGGCCGCAAGTGAATTTTGCCAAGTTCGGTCCGGTTGAGTTGAGGTCGTTGACGCGCATCAAGCAAATTTCCGCCGCGAATCTGCATCGCAATTGGGTGATGATTCCGCATGTGACGCAGTTTGACGAAGCCGATATTACCGACTTGGAAGCATTGCGAAAAGAATCCAACGAAGGCGGAAAAGAAAATAAAGTGAAATTGACGCTTTTGGCCTTTTTAATGAAAGCGTTGATTGCATCTTTGAAAAAATTTCCGGAATTCAATGCTTCACTCGACAATAATTCCGGTGGCGAAACGAATCTGGTCATCAAACATTATTACCATATCGGGTTTGCCGTCGATACCGCGAATGGATTGGTTGTGCCCGTCATCCGGGATGTCGATCAGAAGGGGATCATTACCATTGCCGAGGAATTGACAAGGCTGTCTGCATTGGCGCGCGAAAGTAAGCTGAAGCCCACCGATATGCAGGGTGCAAGCTTCACTATTTCCAGTCTGGGGGGAATCGGCGGAACGGCTTTTACACCGATCATCAATGCACCGGAGGTAGCCATTCTGGGTGTTTCAAAAGCCGGTATCAAGCCGGTTTATCGCGATAATCAATTTGTACCGCGTTTAATGCTCCCGCTATCATTGTCGTATGACCATCGTGTTATCGACGGTGCGACGGCAGCCCGCTTTACCACGCATCTGTCGGAAGTGTTGACGGATATGCGCCTTGCGCTGTTATGA
- a CDS encoding response regulator transcription factor, whose protein sequence is MSTKKAKVMLVDDHAMLRHGLAMLINMEPDMEVFAEAGDGAEALEIIKKNNPIDIILLDVTLKTVSGLEVIKSIHALIPDLPVLFISMHDESVYAERALRAGALGYVMKHEPGEAMLEAIREVLKGNVYLSKQMHKKLLKRMVMKSSEPEHLINTLTSSELEVLHLIGQGHNSHEISQMLCRSIKTIDTHRFNIRSKLNLKDGADLIRYATRWISQQQ, encoded by the coding sequence ATGTCGACAAAGAAAGCAAAAGTAATGCTCGTAGATGATCATGCCATGTTGCGGCATGGCCTTGCCATGCTCATCAATATGGAACCGGATATGGAAGTATTTGCCGAAGCTGGGGATGGGGCTGAGGCGCTGGAAATCATAAAGAAAAATAATCCGATTGATATTATTTTATTAGATGTAACCCTCAAGACGGTATCCGGACTTGAAGTCATCAAAAGTATCCATGCGTTGATTCCGGATCTGCCGGTTCTGTTCATCTCCATGCATGATGAATCGGTTTACGCTGAACGGGCTCTTCGTGCTGGAGCGCTGGGATACGTCATGAAGCACGAACCCGGCGAAGCCATGCTTGAAGCCATCCGTGAGGTTCTAAAAGGCAACGTTTATCTCAGCAAGCAAATGCACAAAAAACTATTGAAGCGAATGGTCATGAAAAGCTCTGAACCGGAGCATTTGATCAACACGCTTACGTCCAGCGAGCTTGAGGTATTACACCTGATCGGGCAAGGACACAATAGTCACGAAATTTCCCAAATGCTTTGTCGCAGTATTAAAACAATCGATACACACCGTTTTAATATCCGGTCGAAATTAAACCTGAAAGATGGTGCTGATCTGATTCGCTATGCAACACGCTGGATCTCACAGCAACAATAG
- the ccmB gene encoding heme exporter protein CcmB, with protein sequence MWIIKRDLLLAARRQSDVLTTLFFFIIVVSLFPLSVGPEMNMLRTMAPGVVWVAALLASMLSLGRMFSNDYLDGTLEQMLLSPQSLSLLVLGKAFAHWLVTGVPLVLMAPVLGIQYDLPAEALLVLTAALLLGTPVLSLIGAIGAALTLGLRGGGVLVSLLVLPLYIPVLIFGAGAVEADMSGVGFDAHLSLIGAFLLVSAVFAPWAAASALRVSLE encoded by the coding sequence ATGTGGATAATTAAACGCGATCTTCTGCTGGCAGCGCGGCGTCAATCCGATGTGCTGACCACGCTATTTTTTTTCATCATTGTCGTCAGTCTTTTTCCGCTCAGCGTGGGACCGGAAATGAATATGCTGCGCACCATGGCACCCGGTGTGGTGTGGGTGGCGGCTTTGCTGGCTTCGATGTTATCGCTCGGGCGGATGTTTTCGAATGATTATCTGGATGGCACATTGGAGCAGATGCTGCTATCACCGCAATCGTTATCGCTGTTGGTGCTGGGAAAAGCTTTTGCACACTGGCTGGTAACCGGTGTGCCGCTGGTATTGATGGCACCGGTTTTGGGTATTCAATATGATTTGCCGGCAGAAGCCTTGCTTGTGTTAACCGCGGCTTTATTGCTGGGCACCCCGGTTCTGAGTCTGATAGGCGCTATCGGTGCGGCACTGACATTAGGATTGCGAGGCGGTGGCGTATTGGTTTCGTTACTCGTTCTGCCTTTATATATTCCAGTGCTGATTTTTGGGGCGGGTGCTGTGGAAGCCGACATGTCCGGAGTGGGGTTTGACGCGCACTTGTCATTGATCGGGGCATTTCTGCTGGTTTCTGCTGTTTTCGCACCTTGGGCGGCTGCTTCGGCCTTGCGTGTCTCGCTGGAATAA
- the ccmA gene encoding cytochrome c biogenesis heme-transporting ATPase CcmA, protein MLQGINLACVRGDRELFRDVNFSLEVGGLMQVRGPNGSGKTSLLRMLCGLSNPAAGEIRWSGTSIRTLDGEYYSAMTYIGHLNGTKDDLTVIENLRISSALAGFEISADQANEALNYIGLRGREALPVKVLSQGQRRRVALARLLVCKTPLWILDEPLVALDVAAVKLIQELLERHLQEGGMVVMTTHQEIDITAVSTTQLHLA, encoded by the coding sequence ATGTTGCAGGGTATTAATCTCGCATGTGTTCGCGGTGATCGCGAGCTGTTTAGAGATGTCAATTTTTCACTAGAGGTGGGCGGTTTAATGCAAGTGCGCGGTCCAAACGGCAGCGGCAAAACCAGTTTGCTGCGCATGCTCTGCGGTTTGTCCAATCCTGCTGCCGGTGAGATTCGATGGAGCGGTACTTCGATTCGTACCTTGGATGGCGAATATTATAGTGCTATGACCTATATAGGACACTTGAACGGTACCAAAGATGATTTAACGGTTATCGAAAACTTGCGCATTTCAAGTGCACTAGCAGGTTTTGAAATTAGCGCTGATCAGGCGAATGAAGCGCTGAATTATATTGGATTGCGCGGCAGAGAGGCGTTACCGGTCAAGGTGTTGTCGCAAGGTCAACGGCGTCGCGTCGCACTGGCACGTTTGCTGGTGTGCAAAACACCTCTATGGATTCTGGATGAACCATTGGTCGCATTGGATGTGGCGGCGGTAAAATTGATTCAAGAGCTGCTGGAACGGCATTTGCAGGAAGGCGGCATGGTGGTGATGACCACGCATCAGGAGATTGATATTACGGCAGTATCAACAACCCAGTTGCACTTGGCTTGA
- the nadD gene encoding nicotinate-nucleotide adenylyltransferase, which produces MDKFPLVGIYGGTFDPIHYGHLRIAEELLDSIGLKRMIFVPSGAPRLRAAPAASRGHRAAMVRLAIQDNNRFTLDEREINRPGISTTVQSLREYQHELGNKAALCFVLGIDAFVKINQWSEWRELFNLCHLIMVARPGFVSIGEEKNLPAEIREEYSSRCVTSTSDLVRQSSGFIYTAHTSLLEISASQIRSLISAGKSIRYLLPESVAEYIKSNRLYTGNL; this is translated from the coding sequence ATCGATAAATTTCCTCTGGTTGGCATCTATGGCGGGACATTCGATCCCATTCATTATGGCCATTTACGCATTGCGGAAGAACTGCTGGATAGCATCGGTTTGAAGCGCATGATTTTTGTACCATCGGGCGCTCCCCGTTTACGGGCGGCTCCTGCGGCGTCGAGAGGCCACCGGGCAGCCATGGTGCGGTTGGCGATTCAGGATAACAACCGGTTTACGCTGGATGAGCGGGAGATCAACCGTCCCGGTATTAGTACAACCGTGCAATCGTTGCGCGAATATCAACATGAGTTGGGCAATAAAGCCGCGCTTTGCTTTGTGTTGGGAATCGACGCATTTGTCAAAATCAATCAATGGTCTGAGTGGCGGGAGTTATTCAATTTATGTCATTTGATCATGGTGGCTCGACCAGGTTTTGTTTCGATTGGCGAAGAGAAAAATCTGCCGGCCGAGATACGCGAGGAATATTCTTCCCGCTGCGTTACGAGTACCAGCGATTTGGTACGGCAATCCAGCGGCTTTATTTATACCGCACATACTTCGTTGCTGGAAATATCCGCTTCACAAATACGATCGCTGATCAGCGCCGGAAAAAGCATACGCTATCTGCTTCCCGAAAGCGTTGCTGAATATATTAAATCCAATCGGTTATACACCGGAAATCTATGA
- the rng gene encoding ribonuclease G has protein sequence MNNEILVNITPQETRVAILEQGVTQELHIERTSGRGIVGNIYNGRVSRVLPGMQSAFVDIGLDRAAFLHVADIRDSGQEGDAAKPIEKLLYEGNSILVQVIKDAIGTKGARLSTQISLAGRLLVFLPQESHIGISQRIEDDSERELLREKLQHILPADEKGGYIIRTMAETANESDLRADLEYLHRLWRDIQQQSITIAAPVLLYQDLDLSHRVLRDFVDENTARIFVDSRENYQKLVRFAQNYMTFIAERITLYTGDRPLFDLHGVEEEIEKSLAKRVNLKSGGYLIIDQTEALTTMDVNTGGFIGVRNFDDTIFKTNLEAAQVIARQLRLRNLGGIIIIDFIDMDSEEHKNAVLAEFNKALLKDRTRITVNGFSALGLVEMTRKRTRESLAHVLCETCPTCQGRGEIRTAQTICYEILRELLREARQFEANEFRILASQQVIDLFLDEESQSLAQLGDFIAKPISLQVEESYTQEQYDVILM, from the coding sequence ATGAATAATGAAATTCTTGTCAATATCACACCGCAAGAAACCCGGGTAGCGATACTGGAGCAAGGTGTGACGCAAGAGTTGCACATTGAACGGACCAGTGGCCGTGGCATTGTCGGGAATATTTATAATGGGCGTGTCAGCCGTGTTTTACCCGGTATGCAATCGGCTTTTGTCGATATCGGTCTTGACCGGGCTGCTTTTTTGCATGTAGCGGATATCCGCGACTCCGGTCAGGAGGGTGATGCTGCCAAGCCCATTGAGAAATTGTTATACGAAGGGAATAGCATCCTGGTGCAAGTGATCAAGGATGCAATAGGTACCAAAGGTGCACGGCTGTCGACACAGATAAGCCTGGCGGGACGCTTGCTGGTGTTTCTGCCGCAGGAGTCGCATATCGGCATTTCCCAGCGGATCGAAGATGACAGCGAACGTGAGCTGTTGCGTGAGAAGTTGCAGCATATTTTGCCCGCGGATGAGAAGGGCGGGTACATTATCCGTACCATGGCTGAGACCGCGAATGAAAGCGATTTGCGTGCCGATCTCGAATATTTGCACCGGCTATGGCGTGACATTCAACAGCAATCGATCACGATTGCAGCACCGGTTTTACTTTATCAAGACCTTGATCTTAGCCATCGTGTGTTACGGGATTTTGTCGACGAAAATACGGCTCGTATTTTCGTCGATTCGCGCGAGAATTATCAAAAATTGGTGCGGTTTGCGCAGAATTATATGACCTTTATTGCGGAACGCATCACACTGTACACCGGTGACCGTCCCTTGTTTGATTTACATGGTGTCGAAGAAGAAATTGAGAAATCTTTGGCGAAACGCGTCAATTTAAAATCCGGCGGCTATTTGATTATCGATCAAACCGAAGCATTGACGACAATGGACGTGAATACCGGGGGATTCATCGGTGTGCGTAATTTCGACGATACTATTTTTAAAACCAATCTTGAAGCAGCTCAGGTCATTGCAAGACAACTGCGTTTACGCAATCTCGGCGGCATTATCATCATTGATTTTATCGACATGGATTCGGAAGAACATAAAAATGCGGTTTTGGCTGAATTCAACAAAGCATTGTTGAAAGACCGTACCCGTATAACCGTCAATGGTTTCAGTGCGCTTGGATTGGTTGAAATGACACGTAAGCGCACGCGGGAAAGCCTGGCGCATGTGCTGTGCGAGACTTGCCCGACATGCCAGGGGCGAGGTGAAATCCGTACCGCACAAACGATTTGTTACGAAATATTGCGCGAATTGCTGCGGGAAGCCAGGCAATTTGAAGCAAATGAATTCCGCATCCTGGCGTCGCAACAAGTGATCGATTTATTTTTGGATGAAGAATCGCAAAGCTTGGCGCAACTAGGTGATTTTATAGCAAAACCCATTAGTCTGCAGGTCGAGGAGTCGTACACGCAAGAGCAGTATGATGTGATCTTGATGTAA
- a CDS encoding histidine kinase, whose protein sequence is MACLISQIDGVKFKHLAPDENIPSKNYTLDKKSGVVATFDYRQVPVIETYASLHSIGLTMILKLDEEELFKPVNEKLKDIIVYLATLISAEILLLNWFVRKLIQSEKEARQAKETAEQYSIELSRKESELRERLKEITCLYEIRRSLGLELSVEVACQNIIKFLIPAMQHPEYTSITINLDGKHTSSVPQTRDFTHELTSEIRINGKACGHLSVYYPKDKPFLIMEEQRLINAITSDLALWLERKQVDELLHARLKEITCLYEIRRSMGVELSLEDVCFSIFKYLIPALQYPEIATAVIDVNDKHFTSGNENQNHVNQPHADSKTDSNLSGLELDQEIYKSKPVLQSKILINGIECGHLSIFYSEEKPSYLPEEQKLVSAIANDLESWLELRHLEQALVSVAEEQAHTIGQELHDNVGQQIAAIGYQARVLEKKISNSVNGNENLATLAASIATQTQTAVIHIKQLAQGLLPFELEANGLIQALQTLATRISTTYNIDCDFSWNNINIINDNSTALNLYRITQEAANNAIRHGKAKHLTISLMSDEKMLCLSICDDGCGFTGIDINQPSTPGMGIKIMQYRAKELGAKLEILARKEGGTEVRLKTHITKNVDKESKSNARR, encoded by the coding sequence ATGGCTTGCTTGATCAGCCAGATTGATGGCGTCAAATTCAAGCATCTAGCTCCTGATGAAAACATACCGTCAAAAAATTATACGCTTGACAAGAAAAGTGGCGTAGTGGCTACTTTCGATTATCGTCAAGTTCCAGTAATCGAAACCTATGCTTCATTACACTCCATCGGTCTTACCATGATCCTTAAGCTGGATGAGGAGGAATTATTCAAGCCGGTTAATGAAAAACTGAAAGATATCATTGTTTATCTGGCGACACTGATTAGCGCTGAAATATTGTTATTGAACTGGTTTGTGCGCAAGCTCATCCAATCAGAAAAAGAAGCCCGGCAAGCTAAAGAGACGGCTGAACAATACTCGATAGAATTAAGTCGCAAGGAAAGTGAGTTACGAGAACGTTTAAAAGAAATCACATGTCTCTATGAGATTCGCCGCAGTCTCGGACTTGAATTATCGGTAGAGGTAGCCTGCCAGAATATTATTAAGTTTTTAATACCTGCAATGCAGCACCCGGAATACACCTCGATCACAATCAATCTCGATGGGAAACACACTTCCTCCGTACCTCAGACGAGGGATTTTACTCACGAATTGACATCTGAAATCCGTATTAATGGTAAGGCTTGCGGCCATTTAAGTGTTTATTACCCTAAGGACAAGCCATTTTTAATAATGGAAGAACAAAGGCTGATCAATGCCATCACGAGTGATCTGGCGTTATGGCTGGAACGCAAACAAGTCGATGAGCTGTTGCATGCCCGCCTGAAAGAGATCACCTGTTTGTATGAAATACGGCGTAGTATGGGAGTGGAGCTTTCATTAGAAGATGTCTGCTTTAGTATATTCAAATACTTAATACCTGCCTTGCAATATCCGGAAATTGCCACTGCGGTCATCGACGTTAACGACAAACATTTTACTTCAGGAAATGAGAACCAGAATCATGTAAATCAGCCGCACGCCGATAGCAAAACGGATTCAAATCTTTCTGGACTTGAACTCGATCAGGAAATATACAAAAGCAAGCCGGTTTTACAATCCAAAATCCTTATCAATGGAATAGAGTGCGGCCATTTAAGTATTTTTTACTCAGAAGAGAAACCTTCTTATTTACCGGAAGAACAAAAACTTGTCAGTGCGATTGCCAATGATTTGGAAAGCTGGCTTGAGCTGAGACATTTGGAACAAGCATTGGTATCGGTTGCTGAGGAACAAGCACATACGATCGGACAAGAATTGCATGATAATGTCGGCCAGCAAATAGCGGCTATCGGCTATCAAGCCAGAGTGCTCGAAAAGAAAATTTCCAATTCGGTAAATGGCAATGAGAACTTAGCAACATTGGCAGCATCCATTGCCACTCAAACCCAGACAGCCGTCATTCATATCAAGCAACTTGCGCAAGGATTACTGCCGTTTGAACTGGAAGCCAATGGTTTGATCCAAGCATTGCAAACCTTAGCCACCAGAATCTCTACAACGTATAATATCGATTGTGATTTTTCTTGGAATAATATTAATATTATCAACGATAACAGTACGGCACTGAACTTGTACCGAATCACTCAAGAAGCAGCAAACAATGCAATCCGGCACGGCAAGGCAAAACATCTAACCATTTCCTTAATGTCTGATGAGAAAATGCTGTGTTTGTCTATCTGTGATGATGGTTGCGGTTTTACCGGAATTGATATCAATCAACCGTCAACACCGGGAATGGGTATTAAAATTATGCAATACCGTGCCAAGGAATTGGGTGCAAAGCTGGAAATTTTAGCGCGCAAAGAAGGCGGCACGGAAGTTCGTTTAAAAACACATATCACTAAAAATGTCGACAAAGAAAGCAAAAGTAATGCTCGTAGATGA